The following coding sequences lie in one Streptomyces venezuelae genomic window:
- a CDS encoding right-handed parallel beta-helix repeat-containing protein, protein MGIKWRHRALPAAPLALVLLAVAGCDSSSDGAGTPGTSDARSKPTAAPTASVARVCAKPATGPEKAPKGAVTVDPKVVGDLAAKTRSNPAGTTFWLKPGKHRLEPDRYAQIMTKKGNRYIGAPGAVLDGRKKNQYAFSGTADDVTISHLTVERFVAPHNEGVVNHDMADGWVIEHTRIQHNDGAGLMAGARQQVRDNCLRDNGQYGMNAYKTGDTIKDLVVEGNEVVGNNTGNWERRRPGCGCTGGIKFWAVDGADVRGNWVHDNRGAGLWADNNNNDFRIEGNVLEANDGAALMYETSYNAVIRNNTFRKNNWVEGRRNADRGDDFPYATIYVSESGGEPRVRARTDKIEIYRNVLKDNWNGITLWENADRFCNSPANTSTGYCTLLVKDTDSCKRPGIAKAPLYADCRWKTQRVDIHDNRFDLDPSVVDCGDDCGRMAIISNYGTYPKWSPYKGKRVSEAITEKQRNRWHDNDYRGPWNFVAGDQTRTLDSGQWQDTPPRQDAGSTFVRQGGG, encoded by the coding sequence GTGGGGATCAAGTGGCGGCACCGGGCGCTGCCGGCGGCACCGCTGGCACTCGTCCTCCTGGCGGTGGCCGGCTGCGACAGCTCGTCGGACGGGGCGGGCACGCCGGGCACGTCGGACGCGCGGTCCAAGCCGACCGCAGCGCCGACCGCCTCCGTGGCACGGGTGTGCGCCAAGCCCGCCACCGGTCCCGAGAAGGCTCCAAAGGGCGCGGTCACCGTCGACCCCAAGGTCGTCGGTGACCTGGCCGCGAAGACCAGGAGCAACCCCGCAGGCACCACGTTCTGGCTCAAGCCGGGCAAGCACCGGCTCGAGCCGGACCGGTACGCGCAGATCATGACCAAGAAGGGCAACCGCTACATCGGCGCGCCCGGCGCGGTCCTCGACGGCCGCAAGAAGAACCAGTACGCGTTCAGCGGCACCGCCGACGACGTCACCATCAGCCACCTGACCGTGGAGCGCTTCGTCGCGCCGCACAACGAGGGCGTCGTCAACCACGACATGGCCGACGGCTGGGTGATCGAGCACACGAGGATCCAGCACAACGACGGCGCGGGGCTGATGGCCGGGGCCCGGCAGCAGGTCCGCGACAACTGCCTGCGCGACAACGGGCAGTACGGAATGAACGCGTACAAGACCGGCGACACGATCAAGGACCTGGTGGTCGAGGGCAACGAGGTCGTCGGCAACAACACCGGCAACTGGGAGCGCCGCCGCCCCGGCTGCGGCTGCACCGGCGGCATCAAGTTCTGGGCCGTCGACGGCGCCGACGTCCGCGGCAACTGGGTCCACGACAACCGCGGCGCCGGACTGTGGGCCGACAACAACAACAACGACTTCCGTATCGAGGGCAACGTCCTCGAAGCCAACGACGGCGCCGCGCTCATGTACGAGACCAGCTACAACGCGGTCATCCGCAACAACACGTTCCGCAAGAACAACTGGGTCGAGGGCCGCAGGAACGCCGACCGCGGGGACGACTTCCCGTACGCGACGATCTACGTCTCCGAGTCCGGCGGCGAACCCCGCGTCCGCGCCCGCACCGACAAGATCGAGATCTACCGGAACGTGCTGAAGGACAACTGGAACGGCATCACCCTCTGGGAGAACGCCGACCGGTTCTGCAACAGCCCCGCCAACACCTCGACCGGCTACTGCACGCTGCTGGTGAAGGACACCGACAGCTGCAAGCGGCCCGGCATCGCCAAGGCGCCGCTGTACGCCGACTGCCGCTGGAAGACCCAGCGCGTCGACATCCACGACAACCGCTTCGACCTGGACCCGTCCGTCGTCGACTGCGGGGACGACTGCGGCCGCATGGCGATCATCTCCAACTACGGCACCTACCCCAAGTGGTCGCCGTACAAGGGCAAGCGGGTCTCCGAGGCGATCACCGAGAAGCAGCGCAACCGCTGGCACGACAACGACTACCGCGGACCCTGGAACTTCGTCGCGGGCGACCAGACGCGCACGCTCGACTCGGGACAGTGGCAGGACACCCCGCCCCGGCAGGACGCGGGCAGCACCTTCGTCCGACAGGGCGGTGGCTGA
- a CDS encoding O-antigen ligase domain-containing protein — protein MSTDTAIRPAGTPKAVGVVWALLGLNTLGSAGAKTIVTLPRSLIQMATMGALVTAFALALALNPRLRIRPSAFVLLLTLLLIPSVISSANLEVGYGALFRCFRLTLFVGTLWLLTRWWDGSLTFVRHHIRMYFVALCTVAVGLVIAPGTAMPEYYGGRLVGALWPLTPPQIGQYAAVIIGLTVLLLIGRRTTKGSGAFVIVPSLVLLALTHTRTATVGMLVGLTLAICSLVMTSAAARRFFAWTVVCVTVGAVVFYSAIQSWFLRGQSQENFSNLTGRAKVWDALLSAPRTSGEKVFGTGLGDKSFGGLPIDNSWLAVYNEQGLTGVTIVASMLLVLGGVALLRPPSLARACAIFLISYVAISSYTEAGLGDASPYLLHLGLAAALLATPVTPSPLSTPAVPRRHVPRWARR, from the coding sequence ATGAGCACGGACACCGCGATACGCCCGGCCGGCACGCCCAAGGCCGTCGGCGTCGTCTGGGCGCTGCTCGGCCTCAACACGCTGGGCTCCGCCGGGGCGAAGACCATCGTCACCCTTCCCCGCTCCCTCATCCAGATGGCCACCATGGGGGCGCTCGTCACCGCGTTCGCGCTGGCCCTCGCGCTCAACCCGCGGCTCCGCATCCGGCCCAGCGCCTTCGTCCTGCTGCTCACCCTGCTCCTCATCCCGAGCGTGATCTCCAGCGCCAACCTGGAGGTCGGGTACGGCGCGCTGTTCCGCTGCTTCCGGCTCACGCTCTTCGTCGGCACGCTCTGGCTGCTCACCCGCTGGTGGGACGGCAGCCTGACGTTCGTACGCCACCACATCCGGATGTACTTCGTGGCGCTCTGCACGGTCGCCGTCGGCCTCGTCATCGCGCCGGGCACGGCCATGCCCGAGTACTACGGCGGACGCCTCGTCGGCGCCCTGTGGCCGCTCACCCCGCCGCAGATCGGCCAGTACGCCGCGGTGATCATCGGACTCACCGTGCTGCTCCTCATCGGCCGCAGGACCACCAAGGGCAGCGGGGCGTTCGTCATCGTGCCCTCGCTCGTCCTGCTCGCCCTGACCCACACCCGTACGGCCACCGTCGGCATGCTCGTCGGGCTGACGCTCGCGATCTGCTCGCTCGTCATGACCAGCGCCGCCGCCCGCCGCTTCTTCGCCTGGACGGTGGTGTGCGTCACCGTCGGCGCGGTCGTCTTCTACTCCGCGATCCAGTCCTGGTTCCTGCGCGGCCAGAGCCAGGAGAACTTCTCCAACCTCACCGGCCGCGCCAAGGTCTGGGACGCCCTCCTCTCCGCGCCCCGGACGAGCGGGGAGAAGGTGTTCGGCACGGGCCTCGGCGACAAGTCGTTCGGCGGGCTGCCGATCGACAACAGCTGGCTGGCCGTCTACAACGAACAGGGCCTGACCGGCGTCACCATCGTGGCGTCGATGCTCCTCGTCCTCGGCGGCGTCGCCCTGCTGCGGCCGCCGTCCCTGGCAAGGGCCTGCGCGATCTTCCTGATCAGCTACGTCGCGATCTCCTCGTACACCGAGGCCGGACTCGGCGACGCCTCGCCCTACCTGCTCCACCTGGGCCTGGCCGCCGCGCTCCTCGCGACCCCCGTCACGCCCTCGCCCCTCTCGACGCCCGCAGTTCCCCGACGACACGTCCCGCGATGGGCCAGGAGGTGA
- a CDS encoding glycosyltransferase — protein MRVLVVHNRYSSAQPSGENRVVDEEVALLRAAGHHVDVFERRSDDIAARSLPSKATVPLLVPWNPKVRTELAARLRAERPDVVHVHNVFPLLSPAVLAACADAGVPTVATLHNYTQVCPPGTLHRDGRPCTECVGSKMSLPAVRHGCYRDSRLATVPLAVSLAVNRRRWWSGVERFFCISAAQRDTLVRSGMPAERLTVKHNFVPDPDARRTADGEHVLYLGRLAEAKGVRLLMAAWDEVAASGGVGAPLVIAGAGPLEREVTAWARGRDDVRYVGLWDPERCREGVAKSIAVVAPSMAMETFGLVVAEGMAAGVPAVAAAHGAFVELIEDGVTGLLHRPGDATSLASCLRRVATDPAANREMGRAARRRYEQGFSPAVGLERLEEGYRSAIAERSGDGESPSPTGKASTGSRWGTRAGRYGGTR, from the coding sequence TTGCGCGTTCTCGTCGTGCACAACCGCTACTCCTCGGCCCAGCCGAGCGGCGAGAACAGAGTCGTCGACGAGGAGGTGGCGCTGCTGCGCGCGGCAGGCCACCACGTCGACGTCTTCGAGCGGCGCAGCGACGACATCGCCGCACGTTCCCTGCCGAGCAAGGCCACCGTGCCGCTGCTCGTACCGTGGAACCCCAAGGTCCGCACCGAGCTCGCCGCCCGGCTCCGCGCGGAGCGGCCCGACGTCGTGCACGTCCACAACGTCTTCCCGCTCCTGTCGCCCGCGGTCCTCGCCGCCTGCGCCGACGCGGGCGTGCCGACCGTCGCCACGCTGCACAACTACACCCAGGTCTGCCCGCCGGGCACCCTGCACCGGGACGGCAGGCCGTGCACCGAATGCGTCGGCTCCAAGATGTCACTGCCCGCCGTCCGGCACGGCTGCTACCGCGACTCGCGCCTCGCGACGGTGCCGCTCGCGGTCAGCCTCGCCGTCAACCGGCGCCGGTGGTGGTCCGGCGTGGAGCGGTTCTTCTGCATCTCCGCCGCGCAGCGCGACACCCTGGTGCGCTCCGGCATGCCGGCCGAACGGCTCACGGTCAAGCACAACTTCGTGCCCGACCCGGACGCCCGCAGGACGGCCGACGGCGAGCACGTGCTCTACCTCGGACGCCTCGCGGAGGCCAAGGGCGTACGGCTGCTCATGGCCGCGTGGGACGAGGTCGCGGCGAGCGGCGGGGTGGGTGCGCCGCTCGTGATCGCCGGGGCGGGGCCGCTGGAGCGGGAGGTGACCGCCTGGGCGAGGGGCCGGGACGACGTGCGATACGTCGGCCTGTGGGACCCGGAGCGGTGCCGGGAGGGCGTCGCGAAGTCGATCGCCGTGGTGGCCCCCTCGATGGCCATGGAGACGTTCGGCCTGGTCGTCGCCGAGGGGATGGCGGCCGGGGTGCCGGCCGTCGCCGCCGCGCACGGCGCCTTCGTCGAGCTCATCGAGGACGGCGTGACCGGGCTGCTGCACCGGCCGGGCGACGCCACGTCGCTCGCGTCGTGCCTGCGCCGCGTCGCCACCGACCCGGCCGCCAACCGGGAGATGGGACGGGCGGCCAGGCGCCGCTACGAACAGGGGTTCAGCCCGGCCGTGGGCCTGGAGCGCCTGGAGGAGGGGTACCGCTCCGCGATCGCGGAGCGGTCCGGCGACGGGGAAAGCCCGTCGCCGACAGGTAAAGCAAGCACTGGCTCGCGGTGGGGGACACGCGCGGGCAGATATGGGGGGACCCGATGA